A stretch of the Vibrio aquimaris genome encodes the following:
- a CDS encoding choline ABC transporter substrate-binding protein — MSMIKKSLAMIVLSATTMSAYANQCSTVRFADVGWTDITATTAVASELLKGMGYKTRTDLLSVPVTYSSLANGDIDVFLGNWMPTMEADIAKYREAGTVETVRANLEGAKYTLAVPKYVYDSGIKRFSDLVKNADKFKNRIYGIEPGNDGNRLIQSMIDQDAFGLKDFNLVESSEAGMVSQVARAVRRNQWIVYLGWAPHPMNQAVEMEYLAEGDEFFGPNYGGANIYTNVRSNYLNECKNVGQLLKNLEFSLEMESALMEDILNKKIKPSKAAQQWLKNNPQLLNKWLNGVQTLSGDDAIKAVSDYVNANA; from the coding sequence ATGTCTATGATAAAAAAGTCGCTGGCGATGATAGTGCTCAGCGCAACGACAATGAGTGCTTACGCCAATCAATGTTCAACGGTTCGTTTTGCTGATGTTGGCTGGACAGACATCACGGCCACTACTGCGGTTGCAAGTGAATTACTAAAGGGAATGGGATATAAAACCAGAACCGATTTACTCTCGGTCCCCGTCACTTACTCTTCGTTGGCCAATGGTGATATCGATGTCTTTTTAGGTAACTGGATGCCAACGATGGAAGCAGATATTGCTAAATATCGTGAGGCAGGAACGGTTGAAACGGTGCGAGCTAACCTTGAAGGGGCGAAATACACCTTAGCAGTACCCAAATATGTTTATGACTCTGGGATTAAGCGCTTTTCTGATCTAGTAAAAAACGCAGATAAGTTCAAAAACCGCATTTATGGTATTGAACCGGGTAACGATGGTAATCGACTTATTCAATCAATGATCGACCAAGATGCTTTCGGTCTTAAAGACTTTAATCTCGTAGAGTCGAGTGAGGCGGGCATGGTTTCCCAAGTTGCTCGCGCAGTTCGTCGTAATCAGTGGATTGTGTATCTAGGCTGGGCTCCCCATCCAATGAATCAAGCTGTTGAAATGGAGTATCTAGCGGAGGGAGACGAATTTTTCGGTCCTAATTATGGTGGGGCGAATATTTACACTAACGTAAGATCTAACTATTTGAATGAATGCAAAAATGTGGGTCAGTTGTTGAAAAATCTTGAGTTCAGTCTCGAGATGGAGAGTGCATTGATGGAAGACATACTTAATAAAAAAATTAAGCCATCCAAAGCTGCCCAGCAATGGCTTAAAAACAACCCTCAGCTTCTCAATAAATGGCTTAACGGCGTGCAAACTCTCTCTGGTGATGATGCCATTAAGGCGGTATCTGACTACGTCAATGCTAACGCATAA
- a CDS encoding leucyl aminopeptidase encodes MESSTKNMYDCLSSHPVYKEKREKGQSITILIGSDIEHQYIARGLLNAKLKNTTIKYIALDREEPKLILGLIEECDIFIFLYASSTLESPSPQGPRFLRPLKQHMTLHWKKSVLFKDYGKYFFEAFSEKREYIKKRNNKLISQLSSCSSIRFEDGYGGQLLGSLSKDHKWTSIDGHGNTDIIPGEIATHILDLNGSITFSGTFLSTIPFAIRFGVSNKLCRITVENSKIVDCESDNEHFKLQFNQYLLHHKNHNIIEEFGIGTNMGIKQLYGRNAGFEERHPGLHLGLGGGQQGSHHMDLIFSNGKLFMEDSLFFNSGQFILDD; translated from the coding sequence ATGGAAAGCAGTACTAAAAATATGTATGACTGCCTCTCTTCTCATCCTGTTTATAAGGAGAAAAGAGAGAAAGGTCAGTCTATTACAATCCTGATAGGGTCAGATATCGAACACCAATATATCGCTAGAGGTTTATTAAATGCGAAACTCAAAAATACAACAATTAAGTACATAGCTTTAGATAGAGAAGAACCAAAATTAATATTAGGTTTAATCGAGGAATGCGATATATTCATCTTTCTCTATGCTTCTTCGACTTTAGAGTCTCCATCTCCTCAAGGGCCTAGATTTTTAAGGCCATTGAAACAGCATATGACTCTCCACTGGAAAAAATCTGTACTTTTTAAAGATTATGGAAAATATTTCTTTGAAGCGTTTTCTGAAAAAAGAGAGTACATAAAAAAGAGGAACAATAAATTAATTAGCCAACTTTCTTCATGTAGTTCTATAAGGTTTGAAGATGGATATGGAGGCCAACTCTTAGGTAGCCTTTCTAAAGATCACAAATGGACGTCAATAGATGGGCATGGTAATACAGACATTATTCCTGGAGAAATTGCAACACACATACTTGATTTGAATGGTAGCATAACTTTCTCTGGAACATTCCTCAGTACGATCCCATTTGCTATTCGCTTTGGTGTTTCTAATAAACTGTGTCGGATCACAGTAGAAAATAGCAAAATTGTTGATTGTGAAAGCGATAACGAACACTTCAAATTGCAATTTAATCAGTATCTTTTACACCACAAGAATCACAATATAATAGAGGAGTTCGGAATCGGAACAAATATGGGGATAAAACAGTTGTATGGTAGAAATGCTGGTTTCGAAGAAAGACACCCAGGCTTGCACCTTGGCTTAGGAGGAGGACAACAAGGCAGCCATCATATGGATCTCATATTTTCCAATGGCAAGCTTTTTATGGAAGACTCTCTTTTCTTTAATTCAGGTCAATTTATTCTCGATGATTAG
- the choW gene encoding choline ABC transporter permease subunit, whose protein sequence is MNFITNNKIPFGQWMEQGVDWLTINAAGFFDAISIFLETVILSVVDLFKWMPPEVPIIVTAAIAWYLHRSIPLVVFVIAALLMILNLGYWQEMLETFVLVFAATTMSVLIGVPVGVMAAHRPWLYTLLRPILDLMQTVPTFVYLIPTLVLFGLGIVPGLISTVIFAIAAPIRLTYLGITKVPEELIEAGQAFGASKRKLLFKVELPAAMPSIMAGVTQCIMLSLSMVVIAALVGADGLGKPVVRALNTVNISQGFEAGLAIVLVAIILDRLCKSPNQKEA, encoded by the coding sequence GTGAACTTTATAACAAACAACAAAATCCCTTTTGGTCAATGGATGGAGCAGGGCGTTGATTGGTTAACCATAAACGCGGCTGGCTTCTTCGATGCCATTTCTATTTTTCTTGAAACTGTTATTTTGTCTGTCGTCGACCTGTTTAAATGGATGCCACCCGAGGTGCCAATTATCGTAACAGCGGCCATTGCTTGGTATTTGCATCGAAGTATTCCGCTCGTTGTGTTTGTGATTGCGGCTTTGTTAATGATATTGAACTTGGGTTATTGGCAGGAAATGTTAGAGACCTTTGTGTTAGTGTTTGCCGCCACGACTATGTCTGTGCTGATAGGTGTCCCTGTTGGAGTAATGGCTGCTCACCGGCCATGGCTATACACATTATTGCGGCCAATTCTGGATTTAATGCAGACAGTACCCACCTTTGTATACTTGATTCCGACTCTCGTTTTGTTCGGTCTTGGTATTGTTCCTGGGCTAATATCAACCGTCATTTTTGCCATCGCAGCACCAATTCGATTAACCTATCTTGGGATCACCAAAGTGCCTGAAGAGCTTATTGAGGCAGGGCAAGCTTTTGGCGCGAGCAAGAGAAAGCTGCTGTTTAAGGTAGAGTTGCCAGCAGCCATGCCAAGCATTATGGCGGGTGTTACTCAATGCATCATGCTGTCTTTGTCTATGGTCGTGATTGCGGCGCTTGTTGGCGCTGATGGGTTAGGCAAACCTGTGGTACGAGCACTGAACACTGTCAACATTTCTCAAGGATTTGAAGCTGGTCTTGCGATTGTGTTGGTGGCGATCATTTTAGATCGTTTATGTAAATCACCTAATCAAAAGGAGGCTTAA
- a CDS encoding esterase/lipase family protein, with protein MNIVILHGLYMHGLVMKPLSQKLHSYGYDTKTVSYNSLAIDENKVFNVIDHALSTTQTNVLVGHSLGGLIIKHYLTSRAPTVEQISHVIAVGSPLQGASIVNRIQDLGMGAVLGNAPKFGLEQHEDKWSHPQKLGSIAGTLAIGARSLLMMEDNTLSDGTVTVEETKIEGMTDHIEMRSAHTTMIYNSAVPKQIDHFIKTNGFIHRSR; from the coding sequence ATGAATATTGTTATTCTCCATGGGCTATATATGCATGGCTTGGTCATGAAGCCGCTAAGTCAAAAGCTGCATTCATATGGTTATGATACAAAAACGGTTAGCTACAATAGCCTAGCGATAGACGAAAACAAGGTGTTTAACGTCATTGATCATGCATTATCAACAACACAAACAAACGTGCTGGTTGGGCATAGCCTTGGCGGCCTAATCATTAAGCATTACCTAACCTCTCGCGCTCCAACTGTTGAGCAAATATCTCATGTAATCGCCGTGGGCTCCCCACTGCAAGGCGCTTCAATCGTCAATCGGATCCAAGATTTGGGAATGGGAGCTGTATTAGGTAATGCGCCTAAATTTGGTTTAGAGCAACATGAAGATAAGTGGAGTCACCCACAAAAGCTGGGCAGTATTGCGGGTACGCTAGCGATTGGTGCAAGAAGCTTACTAATGATGGAAGATAACACTCTCTCAGATGGCACGGTAACGGTCGAAGAAACCAAAATCGAAGGCATGACAGACCATATCGAGATGCGCAGCGCCCACACCACTATGATATATAACTCTGCGGTGCCAAAACAAATCGACCATTTCATTAAAACAAACGGCTTTATACACCGTAGCCGATAA
- the betA gene encoding choline dehydrogenase, giving the protein MKQSYDYIIVGAGSAGCVLADRLTESGQHQVLLLEAGGSDKSIFIQMPTALSYPMNSEKYAWQFETVAEQSLDGRKLHCPRGKVLGGSSSINGMVYVRGHACDFDEWEEQGAKGWNYQACLPYFRRAEAWIGGEDDYRGGAGPLGTCSGNNMTLNPLYQAFIKAGEEAGYPTTSDYNGYQQEGFGTMHMTVDKGVRASTSNAYLRRALKRSNLTLLKGVQAHKVLLENRKATGVEFEHRGKLVQCLANKEVLLSSGPIGSVQLLQLSGIGPKAVLEKAGIKVEHDLSGVGENLQDHLEVYFQYQCHKPITLNSKLGLVSKGMIGAEWILTRKGLGATNHFESCAFIRSRKGLKWPNIQYHFLPAAMRYDGQVAFDGHGFQVHVGPNKPQSRGRVAIRSSNPKDKPEIQFNYISTEQDRQDWRDCIRLTREILGQPAMDEYRGNEIQPGEHITSDRAIDEWVKQNVESAYHPSCSCKMGSDDDPMAVLDSQCRVRGVEGLRVVDSSVFPTIPNGNLNAPTIMVAERAADLILGLPVLVAKELPVWIAPDWQDNQRINTPVREVEPQV; this is encoded by the coding sequence ATGAAACAGAGCTACGATTATATCATCGTTGGCGCGGGGTCTGCGGGTTGCGTGCTAGCCGATAGACTCACAGAAAGTGGTCAACATCAGGTGTTGCTGCTTGAAGCAGGCGGCAGTGATAAAAGCATCTTTATTCAAATGCCAACCGCATTGTCGTACCCGATGAATAGCGAAAAATACGCTTGGCAGTTTGAGACGGTCGCCGAACAAAGTTTAGATGGTCGCAAACTTCATTGCCCGAGAGGGAAAGTGTTGGGTGGCAGCTCTTCGATTAATGGCATGGTGTATGTCCGAGGCCATGCCTGTGATTTTGATGAATGGGAAGAGCAGGGCGCTAAAGGTTGGAATTACCAAGCTTGTTTACCTTACTTTCGGCGCGCAGAAGCATGGATTGGAGGCGAAGATGACTATCGTGGCGGCGCTGGTCCATTAGGTACATGCAGCGGCAATAACATGACGCTAAACCCATTATATCAAGCCTTTATAAAAGCAGGTGAGGAAGCCGGATATCCGACGACATCCGATTACAACGGCTATCAACAAGAAGGCTTTGGCACCATGCATATGACGGTTGATAAAGGGGTGAGAGCATCAACGTCTAACGCATACTTAAGGCGTGCTTTGAAGCGTTCAAATTTGACCTTATTGAAAGGTGTACAGGCTCATAAAGTACTGCTTGAGAATAGAAAAGCAACCGGTGTTGAATTTGAGCACAGAGGCAAGCTGGTACAATGCCTTGCCAACAAAGAGGTGCTGCTCAGCTCTGGCCCTATCGGGTCTGTGCAACTTTTGCAGCTTTCTGGTATCGGCCCCAAGGCGGTGCTTGAAAAAGCGGGGATAAAAGTTGAGCACGATTTATCGGGTGTTGGTGAAAACCTTCAAGATCATCTTGAGGTGTATTTTCAGTATCAGTGTCACAAGCCAATAACACTCAATAGTAAGCTTGGATTAGTCAGTAAAGGTATGATTGGCGCTGAATGGATTTTGACCCGTAAAGGTTTGGGTGCGACCAATCATTTTGAGTCATGCGCGTTTATCCGCTCTCGTAAAGGACTCAAATGGCCCAACATCCAGTACCACTTCTTGCCAGCGGCAATGCGCTATGACGGACAAGTCGCTTTTGATGGTCATGGATTTCAAGTACATGTGGGGCCAAATAAGCCGCAAAGTCGTGGCCGAGTGGCAATTAGGTCTAGCAATCCTAAAGATAAGCCAGAAATTCAGTTTAACTACATTTCAACAGAGCAAGATCGTCAAGATTGGCGCGATTGTATTCGTTTAACTCGTGAGATCTTGGGCCAGCCTGCGATGGACGAATATCGAGGCAATGAAATTCAGCCAGGTGAGCACATCACCAGTGACCGAGCGATTGATGAATGGGTTAAGCAAAACGTAGAAAGTGCCTACCACCCTTCATGTAGCTGCAAGATGGGCTCTGACGATGATCCTATGGCGGTCTTAGACTCTCAATGCCGAGTGCGAGGTGTAGAAGGCTTAAGAGTTGTCGACTCTTCTGTATTTCCCACCATTCCTAACGGCAATTTAAACGCCCCAACCATAATGGTGGCTGAGCGGGCTGCAGATTTAATTTTGGGCTTACCAGTGTTGGTTGCTAAGGAACTTCCAGTATGGATAGCGCCAGATTGGCAAGATAACCAAAGAATTAATACCCCTGTAAGAGAGGTTGAGCCTCAGGTTTAG
- the choV gene encoding choline ABC transporter ATP-binding protein, with amino-acid sequence MDAITIKNLDVVFGDQPQKALSLLNEGKTRQEIIEQTGLVVGVDNVTMSVKEGEICVLMGLSGSGKSSLLRAVNGLNPVTRGSLQVKDGDSQVELSSCDANTLRHLRTHRVSMVFQKFALMPWLTVLDNVAFGLEMLGMPKTQRREKAREQLAMVELSDWENKYPHELSGGMQQRVGLARAFAMDTDILLMDEPFSALDPLIRAQLQDELISLQKKLNKTILFVSHDLDEALKIGNNIAIMESGKLIQHGKPEQIVLAPENDYVKDFVAHTNPLNVLKGRSLMQPVSQLEREAARLQICPVQKVWVEERDSKLYLDDKTSLTLIDWRDDKVNLDDISHQSVVIASPDIGMREAIKLKQLSGQPILLVENGELVGVLDDNDFYSGLLGKHKAA; translated from the coding sequence ATGGATGCAATTACGATTAAAAACCTTGATGTGGTGTTTGGTGATCAGCCGCAAAAGGCGCTGTCACTGTTAAATGAAGGAAAAACTCGTCAAGAGATCATTGAGCAAACAGGGTTAGTGGTCGGTGTGGATAACGTCACCATGAGTGTCAAAGAAGGCGAAATATGCGTTCTTATGGGTCTATCAGGCTCTGGTAAATCAAGTCTACTGCGTGCTGTGAATGGGCTAAATCCTGTTACTCGTGGCTCTTTACAAGTGAAAGATGGCGACAGCCAAGTTGAGCTATCTTCCTGTGATGCCAATACGCTTCGCCACCTTCGTACGCATCGAGTGTCTATGGTGTTTCAAAAGTTTGCCTTAATGCCTTGGCTTACTGTATTGGATAATGTTGCCTTTGGGCTTGAAATGCTTGGCATGCCCAAAACGCAAAGACGCGAAAAAGCGCGCGAGCAGCTTGCCATGGTTGAGCTTTCTGATTGGGAGAATAAATACCCACATGAACTTTCAGGTGGCATGCAACAGAGAGTAGGGCTAGCGAGAGCTTTTGCGATGGATACCGACATCTTGCTTATGGATGAGCCCTTTTCAGCGCTTGATCCCCTTATTAGAGCGCAGTTGCAAGACGAACTTATTTCCCTACAGAAAAAACTCAATAAAACCATTTTGTTTGTCAGCCATGATCTTGATGAAGCGCTCAAAATCGGTAATAACATCGCTATTATGGAATCGGGTAAACTTATTCAACATGGCAAACCTGAACAAATAGTCTTGGCGCCTGAAAATGATTATGTAAAAGACTTTGTCGCGCATACTAATCCACTCAATGTGCTTAAAGGGCGTTCACTCATGCAACCCGTGAGTCAATTAGAGCGCGAAGCCGCAAGATTGCAGATTTGCCCTGTGCAAAAAGTCTGGGTTGAAGAACGCGATAGCAAACTCTACCTTGATGATAAAACCTCATTAACACTCATCGATTGGCGAGATGACAAAGTGAATCTTGATGACATATCACATCAAAGTGTGGTGATAGCTAGCCCAGATATTGGCATGCGTGAAGCCATCAAGTTAAAACAGCTCAGCGGACAGCCTATTCTATTGGTCGAAAACGGGGAATTGGTTGGCGTGTTAGATGACAACGACTTTTATTCTGGCTTGCTAGGCAAACATAAGGCAGCATGA
- the betI gene encoding transcriptional regulator BetI: MPKVGMPDIRKPQLVHATMSVIDRVGLHGASVALISKEAGVSTGIINHYFGGKQGLLQETMREVLRQLSHTVKSRLSQLPKNEHHQRINAIIDGNFVGYQAENKVAKTWLAFWSHSIHDPQLKRLQRVNEKRLLSHLKTELKALFDSEQAEIVAHGIAALIDGIWLRGTLNPGGIDASKARLIINDYLDNQLNQYSKNN, from the coding sequence ATGCCTAAGGTAGGGATGCCTGATATTAGAAAGCCTCAGTTGGTTCATGCGACTATGTCTGTGATAGACAGAGTGGGTTTGCACGGTGCAAGTGTTGCGTTAATTAGCAAAGAAGCGGGCGTATCGACGGGAATCATTAATCACTATTTCGGGGGTAAGCAGGGTTTATTGCAAGAGACAATGCGAGAAGTGCTTCGTCAGCTGTCTCATACGGTAAAATCACGTCTTAGTCAACTACCGAAGAATGAACACCACCAGAGGATAAACGCCATTATAGATGGTAACTTCGTGGGCTATCAGGCAGAAAATAAAGTGGCAAAAACATGGCTGGCATTTTGGTCGCATTCTATCCATGATCCACAGCTCAAAAGGCTTCAAAGAGTCAATGAAAAACGCCTTTTATCTCACCTGAAAACTGAACTTAAAGCCTTGTTTGATAGTGAGCAAGCTGAGATTGTTGCCCATGGAATCGCGGCATTAATCGACGGCATTTGGCTACGAGGAACACTCAACCCTGGTGGTATTGATGCCAGTAAAGCTCGATTGATTATTAATGACTATTTAGACAATCAACTGAACCAGTATTCAAAAAATAACTAG
- the betB gene encoding betaine-aldehyde dehydrogenase → MKMKSQYIDGCACYAASNETFITYNPANGEPLAEIGQSSVDDLHMAIESAKKGFQIWSAMTPTERSRILLKAVEILRQRNDELAALEVADTGKPLQEAISDDIATGADVIEYYAGLAVGLQGEQQPLNESQFFYTRREPLGICAGIGAWNYPVQIAMWKSAPALAAGNVMIFKPSEETPLSVLKLAEIFTQAGLPDGVFNVVQGDYRVGQMLTAHPDIAKVSFTGESSTGKAVMADSSATLKHVTMELGGKSPMVVFEDAKLDNAVSAAMVANFYTQGEVCTHGTRVYVHESLYEAFLSQLKQRTEKLIVGDPMDMDTQIGSLISRQHLDKVLEAIETAKQSGAKLLIGGNQVTDNGLSKGNFVAPTVFYDCSDDMPHVKTEIFGPVMSVLKFSNEQEVIRRANDTDYGLAAGVFTQDLAKAHRVIHQLEAGICWVNTWGDSPAQMPVGGYKHSGLGRENGPETLRHYTQTKSILVELGPYQSPYA, encoded by the coding sequence ATGAAAATGAAATCTCAGTATATCGATGGTTGTGCATGCTATGCCGCATCAAACGAAACTTTTATCACCTACAACCCTGCAAACGGCGAGCCACTGGCAGAGATAGGTCAATCAAGTGTTGACGATTTACACATGGCAATTGAGTCTGCCAAGAAAGGCTTTCAAATATGGTCTGCAATGACGCCTACTGAGCGTAGCCGCATTTTATTGAAGGCGGTCGAGATCCTTCGCCAGCGAAACGATGAGCTCGCCGCACTGGAAGTTGCAGATACTGGAAAGCCTTTGCAAGAAGCTATTTCAGACGATATTGCAACAGGCGCAGATGTCATAGAATATTACGCCGGACTTGCTGTTGGCTTGCAAGGCGAGCAGCAACCGCTAAACGAAAGTCAGTTTTTTTATACTCGACGTGAACCGCTTGGAATATGTGCTGGGATAGGGGCTTGGAATTATCCGGTCCAAATTGCGATGTGGAAATCTGCACCTGCTTTAGCAGCCGGTAATGTGATGATATTTAAACCCTCTGAAGAAACGCCGCTTTCCGTTTTAAAACTGGCGGAAATCTTTACACAAGCTGGTTTGCCAGATGGTGTGTTTAATGTGGTGCAAGGTGATTATCGAGTAGGACAAATGCTGACAGCGCATCCTGACATTGCCAAAGTGTCATTTACTGGTGAATCAAGTACGGGCAAGGCTGTTATGGCAGATAGCTCAGCAACGCTCAAACATGTAACTATGGAGCTTGGCGGTAAATCGCCTATGGTGGTGTTTGAGGATGCCAAACTCGATAATGCGGTATCAGCAGCCATGGTTGCAAATTTCTACACCCAGGGTGAAGTGTGCACTCATGGAACCAGAGTTTATGTGCATGAGTCTCTGTATGAGGCTTTTTTGAGCCAATTAAAACAAAGAACCGAAAAACTGATTGTTGGCGATCCTATGGATATGGATACCCAAATTGGCTCTCTAATTTCGCGTCAGCATCTTGATAAAGTATTAGAAGCGATTGAAACGGCTAAACAAAGTGGTGCCAAACTGCTGATTGGTGGTAATCAAGTGACTGACAATGGGCTGTCTAAAGGTAATTTTGTCGCTCCTACCGTCTTTTATGATTGCTCAGATGACATGCCTCATGTCAAAACTGAAATCTTTGGCCCTGTGATGTCTGTGCTTAAGTTCTCAAATGAACAAGAGGTGATTCGACGCGCCAATGATACTGACTATGGTTTAGCGGCTGGGGTGTTTACTCAAGATCTGGCTAAAGCTCATCGAGTGATTCACCAGTTAGAAGCAGGGATCTGCTGGGTGAATACTTGGGGTGACTCTCCCGCTCAAATGCCAGTTGGTGGCTACAAGCATTCAGGTCTTGGCCGAGAAAATGGTCCGGAAACTTTGCGTCACTATACTCAGACCAAAAGCATATTAGTTGAGCTGGGCCCTTACCAAAGCCCTTATGCCTAA